One window of the Ureibacillus sp. FSL W7-1570 genome contains the following:
- a CDS encoding GntR family transcriptional regulator — MENKDLKIVKQPKYQKIAADIASKIVEGKYTIGEKIYARSSLASQYGVSAETARRAIAVLQDLEIVEATKGSGVVIKSYEKAANFIKQFLDVESIHQIQLEMFESINRQKKELENLKEITERLVSRTERFRSINPFVPFHIEIKGDSPHLSKTIGEINFWHHTMATIVGIRRGEELIISPGPYATIEMDDVIYFIGNDECLERVQKFLFPN, encoded by the coding sequence ATGGAAAATAAAGATTTAAAAATTGTGAAGCAGCCAAAATATCAAAAGATTGCCGCCGATATCGCCTCCAAAATTGTAGAAGGCAAATATACCATTGGTGAAAAAATTTACGCCAGATCTTCCCTTGCCAGCCAGTACGGGGTTTCAGCGGAGACGGCAAGAAGAGCAATCGCTGTTCTTCAGGATTTGGAGATTGTGGAAGCGACAAAGGGCAGCGGTGTTGTCATCAAGTCTTACGAAAAAGCGGCAAATTTTATAAAACAATTTTTGGATGTAGAATCCATTCATCAAATTCAGTTGGAGATGTTTGAAAGCATCAATCGGCAAAAGAAAGAACTTGAAAATTTGAAAGAGATTACCGAAAGATTGGTCAGCCGTACGGAACGATTTCGTTCAATCAATCCTTTTGTTCCTTTCCATATTGAAATAAAAGGGGATTCTCCGCACTTGTCCAAGACCATTGGAGAAATCAACTTTTGGCACCACACAATGGCAACCATTGTCGGTATCCGCAGAGGGGAAGAATTGATTATTTCCCCAGGCCCCTATGCGACCATCGAGATGGATGATGTAATTTATTTCATTGGTAATGATGAATGCTTGGAAAGGGTTCAAAAATTTCTGTTTCCTAATTAA
- a CDS encoding MerR family transcriptional regulator — protein MEYTISQLAKLAGISTRTLRYYDEINLLKPKRINSSGYRIYGQEEVDRLQQILFFRELGVSIETILSIMNDPNFDSLKALESHLAQLMKKRSRLDNLIDSVKKTIAHEKGEMTMNNEEKFEAFKERLIEENEQKYGGEIRQKYGDDAVNGSNNKFRNMSKEDFEAFKQLAEEILDLLEKAKRTGDPASPLARELAAKHKQWLTYTWSSYSKEAHRGLVEMYVADDRFKAYYDKKGEGAAEFLRDAVIHYLEEN, from the coding sequence ATGGAATACACGATCAGCCAATTAGCGAAATTGGCAGGAATCAGTACAAGAACGTTGCGATACTACGATGAAATCAACTTATTGAAACCGAAAAGAATCAACAGCTCCGGCTACCGGATTTATGGCCAAGAAGAAGTCGACCGGTTGCAACAAATTTTATTTTTCCGGGAATTGGGCGTCAGTATTGAAACAATCTTATCCATCATGAATGACCCAAACTTTGATTCACTCAAAGCTTTGGAAAGCCACTTGGCACAGCTGATGAAAAAGAGATCCCGACTGGACAACTTGATCGATTCTGTGAAAAAAACGATCGCCCATGAAAAAGGAGAGATGACAATGAATAATGAAGAAAAATTTGAAGCTTTCAAAGAGCGGTTAATAGAAGAAAATGAACAAAAATACGGCGGAGAAATCCGTCAAAAGTACGGCGACGATGCAGTCAACGGGTCCAATAATAAATTCCGCAATATGTCAAAAGAAGACTTTGAGGCATTCAAACAACTGGCAGAAGAAATTCTTGATCTGTTGGAAAAGGCTAAGAGAACGGGTGACCCTGCTTCCCCTCTTGCCCGGGAACTGGCCGCAAAACATAAACAATGGCTCACTTACACTTGGTCCTCTTATTCAAAAGAGGCCCATCGCGGATTGGTAGAAATGTATGTGGCAGACGACCGTTTTAAAGCCTACTACGACAAAAAAGGTGAAGGGGCGGCGGAATTTTTGAGAGACGCCGTTATTCATTATTTGGAGGAAAATTAA
- a CDS encoding 3-oxoacyl-[acyl-carrier-protein] synthase III C-terminal domain-containing protein produces the protein MPKIVSVSTHKPQYTLHQHEIEQFTKALFQNKIPRLERLLKVFENGEIKTRHFCVPLEWHKVEHTFEERNELYIQIAVEYSVKAIQNCLQNEIFLNRPISTEEIDAIFFVSSTGISTPSIDARIMNKLKFSDRIKRLPIWGLGCVGGASGISRAFDYCLAHPKEKVLVVCVELCSLTFQRNDYSKSNLVGASLFADGTACALVCGDEAEVETRKQIPYILRTASKWMPDSENVMGWDIKNDGFHVIFSKDIPTIISNWLGPFIQSFFNEAGVSLKDLEHFIAHPGGKKVLLAYQDALQLSENHTALSKKVLQENGNMSSPTVLYVLDEYMKIAGKAGAYGLLVALGPGFSGEAVLLQWRD, from the coding sequence ATGCCTAAAATTGTTTCGGTCAGCACCCATAAACCACAATACACTCTCCATCAGCATGAAATTGAGCAGTTTACAAAGGCATTATTTCAAAATAAAATTCCCCGATTAGAAAGGCTATTAAAAGTGTTTGAAAATGGGGAAATCAAGACCCGGCATTTTTGCGTGCCGTTGGAATGGCACAAAGTAGAACATACCTTTGAAGAACGGAATGAATTATATATTCAAATTGCGGTGGAATATAGCGTGAAGGCGATTCAAAATTGCCTTCAGAATGAAATCTTTTTGAATCGGCCGATATCGACGGAAGAAATTGACGCCATCTTTTTTGTATCCAGCACCGGCATTTCCACTCCCAGCATTGATGCACGCATCATGAACAAACTGAAATTTTCCGACCGGATCAAACGGTTGCCGATTTGGGGGCTCGGCTGTGTGGGAGGCGCATCCGGCATCAGTAGGGCATTTGATTATTGCCTTGCCCATCCCAAAGAAAAAGTGCTCGTTGTCTGCGTCGAATTATGCAGCCTCACCTTTCAGCGCAACGATTATTCAAAAAGCAACCTGGTCGGAGCTTCCCTTTTCGCGGACGGTACCGCTTGCGCTTTGGTCTGCGGCGATGAAGCGGAAGTGGAAACCCGGAAACAGATCCCCTATATTCTGCGAACGGCTTCAAAATGGATGCCCGATTCAGAAAATGTAATGGGATGGGATATAAAAAATGATGGTTTTCATGTCATCTTTTCAAAAGATATCCCGACAATTATTTCAAATTGGCTTGGGCCGTTTATTCAATCATTTTTCAACGAAGCAGGCGTTTCATTAAAAGATCTGGAACATTTCATCGCTCATCCCGGAGGAAAGAAAGTGCTGCTTGCCTATCAGGATGCGCTTCAACTGAGCGAAAACCATACCGCCCTTTCCAAAAAAGTTCTGCAAGAAAACGGCAATATGTCTTCACCGACCGTATTATACGTTTTGGATGAATATATGAAAATTGCGGGTAAAGCCGGGGCATACGGTTTACTGGTCGCTCTGGGACCCGGATTTAGCGGGGAAGCCGTACTGCTCCAATGGAGGGATTAA
- a CDS encoding isoprenylcysteine carboxylmethyltransferase family protein produces MQIFIFTISFVILQRISELIIAKRNEKQMRKLGAYEVGASHYPFMILLHAGFFISLIVEVIVFERSISPFFGYLLFLFLLVQSLRVWCLSSLGMFWNTKIIVLPGAKTVKTGPYAFFKHPNYLVVCCEIILLPMMFQAYFTAIVFTVLNLIMLSIRIPIENKALIEATNGEYTYNKKIQHPS; encoded by the coding sequence TTGCAGATTTTTATTTTTACCATCTCCTTCGTCATTTTGCAAAGAATCAGCGAATTGATTATCGCAAAACGGAATGAAAAACAAATGCGGAAACTTGGTGCATACGAAGTGGGAGCTTCCCATTATCCGTTCATGATCTTGCTCCATGCCGGTTTCTTTATCAGTCTCATAGTGGAAGTCATTGTATTTGAACGATCAATATCCCCTTTTTTTGGCTATCTATTGTTCCTCTTCTTACTGGTGCAATCTTTGAGAGTTTGGTGTTTATCATCACTAGGGATGTTTTGGAATACAAAAATCATTGTCCTGCCCGGGGCCAAAACCGTTAAAACGGGACCATATGCATTTTTCAAACACCCGAATTACCTGGTCGTATGTTGTGAAATCATTCTATTGCCGATGATGTTCCAAGCCTACTTCACAGCCATTGTGTTCACCGTTCTCAACTTGATCATGTTATCCATACGTATACCGATTGAAAATAAAGCATTAATAGAAGCGACCAATGGTGAATATACCTATAACAAAAAAATTCAGCATCCCAGCTGA
- a CDS encoding DUF1641 domain-containing protein, whose amino-acid sequence MSEELVNQVESAVNKEKQDLLDQLLKPEVQESLTYLVEQLPKLAELVGLLTKAYDFAQQVATDEVLKSDTVNAIKEVSEPVVGTVKNLAQTAIEAKDRADESSESIGLFGVLKLLKNPEVQKLLRFANAFLEVSAERKNQ is encoded by the coding sequence ATGTCAGAAGAATTAGTGAATCAAGTTGAGTCCGCTGTAAACAAGGAAAAGCAAGATTTACTCGATCAGTTATTAAAACCTGAAGTGCAAGAGTCCTTGACATATTTAGTAGAACAACTCCCAAAGCTGGCTGAATTGGTGGGACTTCTTACAAAAGCTTACGATTTTGCGCAACAAGTGGCGACAGATGAAGTGTTAAAAAGCGATACAGTGAACGCAATCAAAGAAGTTTCCGAACCTGTTGTCGGCACAGTCAAAAACTTGGCACAGACTGCCATTGAAGCCAAAGATCGTGCTGATGAATCCAGTGAATCAATCGGCTTGTTCGGCGTGTTAAAACTGTTAAAAAATCCGGAAGTTCAAAAACTTTTACGCTTTGCGAACGCCTTCTTGGAAGTTTCAGCTGAACGTAAAAATCAATAA
- a CDS encoding NAD(P)/FAD-dependent oxidoreductase, producing the protein MSKHIVILGAGYGGLLTALTLRKYANEDEAKITVVNKYPDHQLITELHRLAGGTISEKAISFPLKKLFKGKNIETVIQEVKSFNVENKEVFLANGSVLSYDYLVVALGSQTGFFGIPGLEENSMVLKSVDDAKKIYNHIENKIASYAKTKDEADATIVIGGGGLTGVELVGEIVDNAPNICAKYAVDPGELKIKLIEAGPKILPVLPDELIERATKSLEARGVEFLTGLPVTGVEGNVISLKDGSTITANTFVWTGGVAALPIVQESGLECDRGKAIIDEYLRSKSHPDVFVVGDASVALPEGGGRPLYAPTAQNAWQMGEFAGYNIYATIKGQKLKEFSPVNSGTLASLGRKDGVATVGSNNILLKGLPASLMKEASHVRYLSHIKALYGLAY; encoded by the coding sequence ATGTCAAAACACATCGTCATCTTAGGTGCTGGCTATGGTGGTTTATTAACTGCCTTAACTTTACGTAAATATGCAAATGAAGATGAAGCAAAAATAACAGTTGTCAATAAATATCCCGATCATCAATTAATTACTGAATTGCATCGCCTAGCCGGAGGAACAATTTCAGAAAAAGCGATCTCCTTTCCATTAAAAAAATTATTTAAAGGCAAAAATATTGAAACAGTAATCCAAGAAGTAAAATCCTTTAATGTTGAAAATAAAGAAGTATTCTTGGCAAACGGTTCTGTTTTATCCTATGACTACTTAGTTGTGGCACTTGGCAGCCAAACCGGTTTCTTCGGCATTCCAGGCTTGGAAGAAAATTCAATGGTATTGAAATCCGTTGATGACGCCAAAAAAATCTATAATCATATTGAAAACAAAATTGCGTCTTATGCGAAAACAAAAGACGAAGCGGATGCAACCATCGTCATTGGCGGCGGCGGTCTAACAGGTGTGGAACTTGTCGGTGAAATCGTCGATAACGCTCCAAACATTTGCGCTAAATACGCCGTAGACCCTGGCGAATTAAAAATCAAATTGATTGAAGCAGGTCCAAAAATTTTGCCGGTATTGCCTGATGAACTCATTGAACGTGCAACAAAATCTTTGGAAGCCCGCGGCGTTGAATTCTTGACAGGTCTTCCTGTAACAGGCGTGGAAGGCAATGTGATTTCATTAAAAGACGGCTCAACTATCACAGCCAATACGTTTGTATGGACAGGCGGTGTAGCAGCTCTGCCAATCGTACAAGAATCCGGCCTTGAATGCGACCGCGGTAAAGCCATCATTGACGAATACTTACGCTCCAAATCCCATCCGGATGTATTCGTGGTTGGTGACGCTTCCGTTGCGCTTCCTGAAGGAGGAGGCCGTCCATTATATGCCCCTACTGCCCAAAACGCATGGCAAATGGGTGAATTTGCAGGTTACAACATTTATGCCACAATTAAAGGGCAAAAATTAAAAGAGTTCAGCCCAGTGAACTCCGGTACCCTTGCAAGCCTTGGACGCAAAGACGGCGTAGCGACAGTCGGCAGCAACAATATTTTATTAAAAGGTCTGCCAGCTTCATTAATGAAAGAAGCAAGCCACGTACGCTACCTATCACATATCAAAGCATTATACGGTTTGGCTTATTAA
- a CDS encoding MFS transporter, whose product MNWKRNISIFLASQTISLFGSSIVQYAIMWYITLTTQSGVMMTIGILCGFVPTFLLSPFAGVWADRYNRKILIILSDSAIALATLILAIFFLSGYKSLWMLFLMYIIRSIGTGIQTPAVGAILPQIVPEKQLTKVNGINGSIQAFVMLVSPMISAALLSITTLEMLFFIDVVTAAIAVATLLFFLRIPPHEKALEQGKVGYFDDFKKGLSYIKNHAFLKTLFSFFAIFFVLAAPVSFLTPLQVTRTFGGDVWRLSAIEIAFSVGMMIGGAVIAVWGGFKNRMHTMALSSIFLAVCTLLLGIVPNFWIYLCIMGIAGVGMPLFNTPTTVLLQEKVEGDYLGRIFGVFSMISTSMMPLGMLIFGPISDLIDIELLLIGTGIAMLMISFFLVGNKVLVEAGKPKEEK is encoded by the coding sequence ATGAATTGGAAACGAAATATCAGCATTTTTCTGGCGAGCCAAACGATATCGCTTTTTGGCTCTTCCATTGTCCAGTACGCCATCATGTGGTATATCACTTTGACGACCCAGTCGGGAGTCATGATGACGATTGGGATTCTTTGCGGATTTGTTCCCACCTTTTTATTATCGCCTTTTGCAGGGGTGTGGGCGGATCGGTATAACAGGAAAATCTTAATTATCCTGTCCGATTCGGCGATTGCCCTTGCCACACTTATCCTGGCCATTTTCTTCCTGAGCGGTTATAAGTCTCTTTGGATGCTTTTTCTGATGTATATCATCCGTTCGATTGGCACGGGTATCCAAACGCCGGCAGTAGGCGCCATATTGCCGCAAATTGTACCGGAAAAACAGTTGACAAAAGTGAACGGAATTAATGGAAGTATCCAGGCATTTGTCATGTTGGTTTCCCCAATGATCAGCGCGGCATTGCTTTCGATCACCACATTGGAAATGTTGTTTTTCATTGATGTGGTAACCGCTGCGATTGCGGTGGCAACATTATTGTTCTTTTTGCGGATCCCGCCGCATGAAAAAGCTTTGGAACAAGGGAAAGTTGGATATTTTGATGACTTTAAAAAAGGATTATCCTATATTAAAAACCATGCCTTTTTAAAAACTTTGTTCAGTTTCTTTGCAATCTTTTTCGTTTTGGCGGCGCCGGTTTCCTTCCTTACGCCACTGCAAGTAACCCGCACCTTTGGGGGAGACGTTTGGCGGCTTTCGGCAATCGAAATTGCATTTTCTGTCGGCATGATGATTGGGGGAGCGGTCATTGCCGTATGGGGCGGATTTAAAAACAGAATGCATACCATGGCATTATCGAGCATTTTTCTTGCGGTTTGTACTTTATTGTTAGGGATTGTGCCAAACTTCTGGATTTATTTATGTATTATGGGAATAGCCGGTGTAGGAATGCCCCTGTTTAATACACCTACGACTGTATTGTTGCAGGAAAAAGTGGAGGGGGATTACTTGGGAAGGATATTCGGCGTGTTTTCGATGATTTCAACATCCATGATGCCATTGGGAATGCTTATATTCGGGCCGATAAGCGATTTGATTGACATCGAATTGTTATTAATTGGTACGGGCATTGCCATGCTGATGATCAGCTTCTTTTTAGTGGGCAATAAAGTGTTGGTGGAGGCAGGAAAACCAAAAGAAGAGAAATGA
- a CDS encoding MFS transporter, whose translation MIAIAFGHLINDTVQNIAPAMFPYLSRDLGFTFTQLGLITFILNMVSSTLQPIVGFISDKKPMPYALPIGMISVFIGLCMFAFAGQYYIILIAAIFLGFGSAIFHPEGSRVSFMSAGNKRGLSQSIYQVGGNSGQAIAPLIGAFILDALGQRGAAVLLLLVAIGILLLFNISKWYARQLRAEKLNKKKKKILVSSLPPLTKKQVGIALLLLFTIIFARSFYTTNIQNYYVFYLIDHYHLTTRIGQIFIFIFMAFGVVGTFFGGSLSDRIGRKNVILLSVVVPIPLCLLLPYMPLWLVPVFLIVIGTLIMISFSVTVVYAQELVPSKIGTMAGLTTGFAFGMGAIGSVAIGWLLDTIGINLTMKIISLLPAILLVAFFLPKDQVEKEG comes from the coding sequence ATGATTGCCATCGCATTTGGACATTTGATCAATGATACGGTTCAAAATATAGCGCCGGCCATGTTCCCTTATCTTTCAAGAGACTTAGGTTTTACTTTTACACAGTTGGGGCTTATAACGTTCATTTTGAATATGGTTTCTTCAACCCTTCAACCAATCGTCGGCTTCATCAGCGATAAAAAGCCGATGCCTTACGCTTTGCCGATCGGAATGATAAGTGTCTTCATCGGTTTATGCATGTTCGCGTTCGCAGGTCAATATTACATCATCTTAATTGCGGCCATCTTTTTAGGATTTGGTTCCGCCATTTTCCATCCGGAAGGGTCCCGGGTTTCCTTTATGTCTGCTGGAAACAAACGGGGACTTTCCCAATCCATTTACCAGGTGGGCGGCAATTCGGGACAAGCCATTGCCCCTTTGATCGGCGCCTTTATTCTGGATGCTTTGGGGCAGCGGGGAGCGGCTGTACTCCTTCTTCTCGTAGCCATCGGTATACTTCTATTATTCAACATTTCAAAATGGTATGCACGCCAATTGCGCGCGGAAAAGTTGAATAAAAAGAAAAAGAAAATTCTGGTCTCTTCCCTGCCGCCTTTAACGAAAAAGCAGGTGGGAATTGCTCTGTTATTGCTCTTTACCATCATTTTTGCCCGTTCTTTTTACACAACAAATATCCAAAATTACTATGTGTTCTATTTAATAGACCACTATCATTTAACTACCCGTATCGGACAAATCTTCATCTTCATTTTTATGGCTTTTGGCGTCGTCGGGACATTTTTTGGGGGATCCCTTTCCGATCGCATCGGCCGAAAAAATGTGATTCTACTTTCAGTGGTCGTGCCGATTCCTTTATGTTTGCTGCTTCCGTACATGCCCCTTTGGCTTGTTCCCGTTTTTCTCATTGTCATCGGCACGCTGATTATGATCAGCTTCTCTGTTACGGTCGTTTATGCACAAGAACTCGTTCCATCGAAAATCGGAACAATGGCGGGGCTGACAACCGGATTCGCCTTTGGAATGGGCGCAATCGGTTCTGTTGCGATTGGCTGGCTTCTTGATACGATTGGAATCAACTTGACAATGAAAATTATTTCCCTCTTGCCGGCCATTCTTTTGGTTGCATTTTTCCTTCCAAAAGACCAGGTGGAAAAGGAAGGATGA
- a CDS encoding DedA family protein, translating into METWIQGIMEDFGYIGVFFLIMLENLFPPIPSEVILTFGGFMTTFTDLTVTGVIIASTLGSVAGGIILYGIGLLLDVERLVKIVDKYGRILRLTRNDVYKADAWFDHYGFWTVFFGRFVPVIRSLISIPAGMSNMKFWLFLLLTTLGTLIWNTVLVHVGAAVGDNWTKIVEVMDVYSNIAYVVIAIAFLLFVFWFIRKKQLLKK; encoded by the coding sequence ATGGAAACATGGATTCAGGGAATCATGGAGGATTTTGGATATATAGGCGTCTTCTTTTTAATTATGTTGGAAAACTTGTTTCCTCCAATACCATCAGAAGTCATTTTAACCTTTGGCGGCTTTATGACCACTTTTACGGATTTGACGGTGACTGGAGTCATTATCGCTTCAACCCTCGGGTCGGTAGCGGGGGGGATTATTTTATACGGTATCGGTTTGCTATTGGATGTAGAGCGTCTTGTCAAAATCGTTGATAAATACGGGCGCATTCTAAGATTAACAAGAAATGATGTTTATAAAGCGGATGCATGGTTTGACCATTACGGTTTTTGGACAGTCTTTTTCGGCCGGTTTGTGCCGGTCATCCGCAGTTTAATCTCCATTCCGGCTGGGATGAGCAACATGAAATTCTGGCTGTTCCTATTGCTGACGACATTAGGTACATTGATTTGGAACACGGTGCTGGTCCATGTGGGTGCCGCAGTTGGCGACAATTGGACGAAAATTGTTGAAGTGATGGATGTTTATTCAAATATCGCCTATGTTGTGATTGCCATTGCCTTTCTTTTATTTGTCTTCTGGTTCATCAGAAAAAAGCAGTTATTGAAAAAATAA
- a CDS encoding NAD(P)H-hydrate dehydratase — translation MYVADQKSMQIMDRYTMEQLGLPGVVLMENAGNAVVQEILCDYPKNTRVLVLSGQGNNGGDGFVIARRLIDFGYDVSLCFIGNEEKLKGDAHIHYQVYQNRRLPLYVYRAGEEDIFFHIQSADVIVDAMLGTGVSGEVRSPFYEIIQAVNESHKDVISVDVPSGLNSNTGEVANIAIKAKKTITFALPKIGFFVGDGPKVIGEWKVADISVPDSIVEILQLPLPKLLDAETAKTSLPKRVKHGHKGTFGHCLIIGGSKYYVGAPIYTAKAAFHSGIGLVTLAIPETIYSQVAGTCHESLFLPLPDTNGSIDCKALENIDYSKFKTIVFGPGLGRECDGDAMIQILLEKLTTQTLIVDADGLYFLKNHLNQLQHYSGDIIATPHPGEMATLTGKTVAEVEADRLETAKHLASTYGIYLLLKGHRPIIATPKGELWINPHGNDALGKGGSGDVLTGLIASLVSQQKDPLKAMLSASYYHATAAEELGKETSNYGVTPMDIIHAIPVLFGRT, via the coding sequence ATGTATGTTGCCGATCAAAAATCGATGCAAATCATGGACCGTTATACAATGGAACAGTTGGGACTGCCCGGTGTTGTATTGATGGAGAACGCGGGAAATGCGGTCGTGCAGGAGATTTTGTGCGACTATCCAAAAAATACCCGTGTGTTGGTTTTATCGGGACAGGGAAACAACGGCGGCGATGGTTTTGTTATTGCAAGACGTCTGATCGACTTTGGATATGATGTGTCGCTTTGCTTTATCGGCAATGAGGAAAAGTTGAAAGGTGACGCTCATATTCATTATCAAGTGTATCAAAATCGCCGGTTGCCTCTTTATGTTTATCGGGCCGGAGAAGAAGACATCTTCTTCCATATTCAATCGGCGGATGTGATTGTTGATGCGATGCTTGGGACAGGCGTTTCGGGTGAAGTGCGTTCCCCTTTTTACGAAATCATTCAAGCGGTGAATGAATCTCATAAAGATGTAATCAGTGTAGATGTTCCTTCAGGTTTGAACAGCAACACGGGGGAAGTGGCGAATATCGCCATCAAAGCAAAAAAAACCATCACTTTTGCCCTGCCGAAAATCGGATTTTTCGTCGGGGATGGACCGAAAGTGATCGGGGAATGGAAAGTGGCTGATATTTCTGTTCCCGATTCGATTGTTGAAATCCTTCAATTGCCATTGCCAAAACTGTTGGATGCGGAAACGGCGAAAACTTCGCTGCCAAAACGGGTAAAACATGGACATAAGGGGACTTTCGGCCATTGTTTGATCATTGGCGGTTCGAAATATTATGTAGGGGCACCTATTTATACCGCGAAGGCAGCCTTCCATTCCGGCATCGGCCTTGTCACCCTTGCCATCCCGGAAACGATTTATTCACAGGTTGCCGGAACGTGCCATGAAAGTCTCTTCCTCCCGCTTCCGGATACCAATGGTTCGATAGATTGCAAGGCTCTTGAAAACATAGACTATTCCAAATTTAAAACCATTGTCTTCGGTCCGGGATTGGGAAGAGAATGTGACGGCGATGCGATGATTCAAATATTGCTGGAAAAGCTGACAACGCAAACGCTGATCGTTGATGCGGATGGGTTATATTTTCTGAAGAATCATTTGAATCAATTACAACATTATAGCGGCGATATTATTGCAACTCCCCACCCCGGAGAAATGGCGACTTTAACAGGAAAAACTGTTGCCGAAGTTGAAGCGGACCGTCTTGAAACCGCGAAACATTTGGCATCCACATACGGCATTTATCTATTGTTGAAAGGGCATCGTCCAATCATTGCTACACCAAAGGGAGAGCTTTGGATCAACCCCCATGGAAATGATGCATTAGGGAAAGGCGGCAGCGGGGACGTGTTGACAGGTTTGATTGCCTCCCTGGTTTCTCAACAAAAAGATCCATTAAAAGCCATGTTGAGCGCAAGCTACTATCATGCAACCGCCGCGGAGGAGTTAGGAAAAGAAACATCCAATTATGGAGTCACACCGATGGACATTATCCATGCCATCCCTGTGCTTTTTGGCCGAACATGA
- a CDS encoding cytochrome P450 — translation MENINEIPRDQGIDHSLTLLKEGYEYILNRRKNLQTDIFETRILGKKAVCLGGKEGAQLFYDQSKFQRQDAFPNRVVETLFGKNAVQTLDGEAHRHRKKMFLNVMTKEKIDDFLDIMKIEWERALDEWSKKNEIVFYEEIKTLLCKAAFKWIGYPLHEDNAETFMNELGAMFESPAAFGPEHWVGRNKRNRMEKKMEKLVEKIRSDEVQVQQDSIMHQFVFYKDLDGNLLDAETAAVEIINILRPVIAISVYINFIVMALAQYPHERVKLKKHPGYTPLFIQEVRRFYPFFPFAVAKAKSSFTWNGYAIQEGTLVLLDIYGTNHDPNLWVNPDEFQPERFANWKDDRFSLIPQGGGNVETTHRCPGEQLTIETMGMALDYLINKMDYEVPEQDMYITMNTIPSIPKSKVILKDVKRVRESIH, via the coding sequence ATGGAAAATATCAATGAAATCCCGAGAGATCAAGGTATCGATCATAGCCTGACCCTGTTGAAAGAAGGATATGAATACATTTTAAACCGCAGAAAAAATTTGCAAACAGACATTTTCGAAACAAGAATATTGGGGAAGAAAGCGGTTTGTTTAGGGGGAAAAGAAGGAGCCCAATTGTTTTATGACCAATCAAAGTTTCAACGGCAAGATGCTTTTCCGAACCGGGTCGTCGAAACATTGTTTGGAAAAAATGCCGTTCAAACTCTTGATGGAGAAGCCCATCGCCATCGGAAAAAAATGTTTTTAAATGTCATGACGAAAGAAAAAATAGATGATTTCCTGGACATTATGAAAATCGAATGGGAGAGGGCATTGGACGAGTGGAGTAAAAAAAATGAGATTGTCTTTTATGAAGAAATTAAAACTTTATTATGTAAAGCGGCTTTCAAATGGATCGGATATCCGCTTCATGAAGACAATGCAGAGACCTTTATGAATGAATTGGGGGCGATGTTTGAATCACCGGCCGCTTTTGGTCCGGAGCATTGGGTGGGAAGAAACAAAAGAAATCGAATGGAAAAAAAGATGGAGAAATTGGTGGAAAAAATCCGCTCTGACGAAGTGCAAGTACAGCAAGACTCCATCATGCATCAGTTCGTTTTTTATAAAGATTTGGACGGAAACTTGTTGGATGCCGAAACGGCCGCTGTTGAAATTATCAATATTTTACGTCCCGTGATTGCGATTTCCGTCTATATCAATTTCATTGTCATGGCATTGGCACAATATCCTCATGAAAGGGTAAAGCTGAAAAAGCACCCCGGTTATACCCCGCTTTTTATTCAAGAAGTCAGACGATTTTATCCATTTTTTCCTTTCGCTGTGGCAAAGGCGAAAAGCAGCTTTACATGGAACGGTTACGCAATTCAAGAGGGGACTTTGGTGCTGCTTGACATTTATGGGACAAACCACGATCCAAATTTATGGGTTAACCCTGATGAATTTCAACCGGAGCGTTTTGCCAATTGGAAAGATGACCGGTTTAGCCTGATTCCCCAAGGAGGGGGAAATGTTGAAACCACACACCGGTGCCCGGGTGAACAATTGACCATCGAAACGATGGGAATGGCGCTGGATTATTTGATAAATAAAATGGATTATGAAGTGCCGGAACAGGATATGTATATTACAATGAATACGATTCCGAGCATTCCAAAAAGCAAAGTGATTTTGAAAGATGTGAAGCGGGTAAGGGAAAGTATTCATTAA
- a CDS encoding YpzG family protein translates to MAGKDAFPKLRNQSLKPKYQKSLINGQTEISLHNQLLRTDAKARQY, encoded by the coding sequence ATGGCTGGTAAAGATGCTTTTCCGAAACTCAGAAACCAAAGCTTGAAACCGAAGTATCAAAAATCGCTGATTAATGGTCAAACGGAAATATCGCTTCATAACCAATTATTGAGAACCGATGCGAAGGCAAGACAATACTAA